The following proteins are encoded in a genomic region of Alistipes shahii WAL 8301:
- a CDS encoding glycosyltransferase family 2 protein: MIRISLVIPTHNRAAQLVAALESVVRQDLPRDEWECVVVSNNSTDDTEARFAAFAAAHPGCGLRLVAEEGPGVSYARNRGLREAQAPLVAFIDDDERVNEGFLRAYLEFFETRPGAVVAGGRIVAEYPAGRPAWMSKYVEMPIANPMDFGERVRPFPAGRVPGGGNMAFRRAGLAGYGGFDPTLGRVNGELIGGEENDFFERLLLGGETIWYVPGAVMWHIIPPAKLTGAYFRRLSYNVGVSQRLRAEIHRRLPKTFVLEIAKWAATLVLCCTMPPRKSRWLLRMRLEISRGLFTKIKN; the protein is encoded by the coding sequence ATGATTCGAATCTCGCTCGTCATTCCCACCCACAACCGTGCCGCACAACTCGTTGCGGCGCTCGAATCCGTCGTGCGGCAGGATCTTCCGCGCGACGAGTGGGAGTGCGTGGTGGTGAGCAACAACTCCACGGACGACACCGAGGCGCGTTTCGCGGCCTTTGCCGCGGCGCATCCCGGGTGCGGCCTGCGGCTCGTCGCGGAGGAGGGACCGGGGGTGTCGTACGCCCGCAACCGCGGACTGCGGGAGGCGCAGGCGCCGCTGGTGGCCTTCATCGACGACGACGAACGGGTCAACGAGGGGTTTCTGCGCGCCTATCTCGAATTCTTCGAAACCCGTCCCGGGGCCGTCGTGGCCGGGGGGCGCATCGTCGCCGAATACCCCGCGGGACGTCCGGCGTGGATGTCGAAATACGTCGAAATGCCGATCGCCAATCCGATGGATTTCGGAGAGCGGGTGCGTCCGTTCCCGGCGGGACGCGTTCCCGGGGGCGGCAATATGGCTTTCCGCCGTGCGGGGCTGGCCGGTTACGGGGGGTTCGATCCGACGCTGGGGCGCGTGAACGGCGAGTTGATCGGCGGCGAGGAGAACGACTTTTTCGAACGTCTCCTGCTCGGCGGCGAGACGATCTGGTATGTGCCGGGGGCGGTGATGTGGCACATCATTCCGCCGGCGAAACTCACCGGGGCTTATTTCCGGCGGTTGAGCTACAACGTCGGGGTGAGCCAGCGGCTGCGGGCCGAAATCCACCGCCGGCTGCCGAAGACCTTCGTGCTGGAGATCGCCAAATGGGCGGCGACGCTCGTGCTCTGCTGCACGATGCCGCCCCGCAAATCGCGGTGGCTGCTGCGCATGCGTCTGGAAATCAGCCGGGGGCTGTTCACGAAAATTAAAAATTAG